From a region of the Gossypium raimondii isolate GPD5lz chromosome 10, ASM2569854v1, whole genome shotgun sequence genome:
- the LOC105775835 gene encoding alpha-soluble NSF attachment protein translates to MGDQLARGEEFEQKAEKKLSGWGLFGSKHEDAAELFDKAANCFKLAKSWDKAGSTYVKLANCNLKLESKHEAAQAYVDAAHCYKKTNVKEAISCLKEAVNMFCDIGRLSMAAKYYKEIAELYESEQNTEQAIDYYEKAADFFQNEDISTSANQCKQKVAQFAAQIEQYQKAVEIYEDIARQSLSNNLLKYGAKGHLLNAGICQLCKGDVVAITNALERYQELDPTFSGTREYKFLADIASSIDEEDVTKFTDVVKEFDSMTPLDSWKTTLLLRVKEKLKAKEMEEDDLT, encoded by the exons ATGGGAGATCAATTGGCGAGAGGAGAAGAATTCGAGCAAAAAGCAGAGAAAAAGTTAAGCGGGTGGGGTTTGTTTGGCTCCAAACATGAAGACGCCGCCGAGCTATTTGATAAAGCTGCCAATTGCTTCAAGCTCGCCAAATCAT GGGACAAAGCTGGATCAACTTATGTAAAGTTAGCAAATTGTAACTTGAAA CTAGAAAGCAAACATGAAGCTGCTCAAGCTTATGTTGATGCTGCTCATTGCTATAAGAAGACAAATGTAAAGG AGGCTATATCCTGCCTGAAAGAGGCAGTGAACATGTTCTGTGATATTGGAAGGCTCAGCATGGCTGCCAAGTATTATAAG GAAATTGCTGAATTATATGAGTCTGAACAGAACACTGAGCAGGCCATTGATTATTATGAAAAGGCAGCTGATTTCTTCCAAAATGAAGATATATCAACCTCTGCCAACCAATGCAAGCAGAAAGTTGCACAATTTGCTGCTCAGATAGAACA ATACCAGAAAGCTGTTGAGATCTATGAAGATATAGCACGGCAGTCACTTTCCAATAACTTGCTGAAGTATGGAGCAAAAGGACATCTTCTAAATGCTGGCATTTGTCAACTGTGCAAAGGTGATGTTGTTGCAATCACCAATGCATTAGAGCGGTATCAG GAACTGGATCCAACTTTTTCTGGAACACgagaatataaatttttagCT GACATTGCTTCTTCCATTGATGAGGAAGATGTCACGAAGTTTACAGATGTTGTCAAGGAATTTGACAGCATGACTCCATTG GATTCTTGGAAGACAACCCTTCTACTCCGTGTGAAGGAAAAGCTGAAAGCtaaagaaatggaagaagatgatcTTACCTAA
- the LOC105775249 gene encoding uncharacterized protein LOC105775249 encodes MAGQVLVVALVFMAVVVAFAGDSAPSPSPKSSSPSKGGASPPSKSPSPSPPSSKNSSASSPSPSSGGGSSKNNSSSSSSSSPPSPPSPTKSSDAPKSSSGGSSSSSKSPPAPAPSSSSKSHGSSAPTSSDEEESPSESPNASKSPPIPEAEVPNKDSSLSDAPASDFAPEPGTSGAAIVKASAVVGGVAAVAGCFLF; translated from the coding sequence ATGGCAGGTCAAGTTCTCGTTGTTGCCCTCGTTTTCATGGCGGTTGTTGTGGCGTTTGCGGGGGATTCAGCGCCGTCGCCGTCCCCTAAAAGTTCATCGCCATCTAAAGGGGGGGCGTCTCCGCCTTCCAAGTCACCTTCTCCCTCTCCTCCTTCCTCCAAGAACTCCTCTGCATCCTCCCCATCTCCCTCCTCCGGCGGCGGCTCCAGCAAAAACAACAGCTCTAGTAGCAGCAGCAGCTCCCCTCCTTCGCCACCATCACCAACGAAATCCTCCGACGCACCCAAGTCATCCTCCGGTGGATCCTCAAGCAGCTCCAAATCTCCTCCCGCTCCTGCCCCATCCAGCTCCAGCAAAAGCCACGGAAGCTCCGCCCCAACCAGCAGCGACGAAGAGGAGTCCCCTTCTGAATCCCCCAATGCCTCCAAATCCCCTCCCATACCAGAAGCTGAGGTCCCTAATAAAGATAGCTCTCTATCCGACGCTCCAGCCAGCGATTTCGCACCAGAACCAGGTACTTCCGGTGCCGCTATTGTCAAGGCCTCAGCCGTCGTTGGTGGTGTAGCCGCCGTCGCCGGATGCTTCCTCTTTTAA
- the LOC105775832 gene encoding uncharacterized protein LOC105775832 isoform X4: MLNDMENERRNNNKNEDSRMRGFRPSLRGMMLVVAVIWIGVAALYGLLKPISNGCIMTYMYPTYIPISTTEGVSSAKYGLYLYHEGWKKIDFTEHLKKLNGIPVLFIPGNGGSYKQVRSLAAECDRAYQGGPLERTFYREAYLAYKEGGNAEIADIQLPNQYANRLDWFAVDLEGEHSAMDGRILEEHTEYVVYAIHRILDQYKESHDARESDGAATTGSLPRSVILIGHSMGGFVARAATIHPRLRRSAVETILTLSSPHQSPPLALQPSLGDYYKSINQEWRKGYEVQTTRTGRYVSGPKLSNVVVVSVSGGFNDYQVRSKLESLDGIVPPTHGFMMSSTSMKNVWLSMEHQTILWCNQLVVQVSHTLLSLVDSRTGQPFPDTQKRLAIFTKMLHSGIPQSFNWKMQPQSPWSAHVLAKDVKDTAVSQVHTLSDCPSSFHWNDDILERDLYIQTTTVTILAMDGRRRWLDIQKLGSNGKSHFIFVTNLAPCSGVRIHLWPQKGKSSSDLPAGKRVLEVTSKMVQIPAGPAPRQVEPGSQTEQAPPSAVLHLGPEEMHGFRFLTISVAPRPTISGRPPPATSMAVGQFFNPDEGEIDFTPVSMLLSIHSHKDIFLKEDHPLAFNLSFAISLGLLPVTFSLKTAGCGIKDSGLLDEAGDNGNTKLCKLRCFPPVALAWDPTSGLHVFPNLYSETLVVDSSPALRTSTGAEKTTVFLLLDPHCAYKASIAVSVTSAASRFWLLYFSQIAGFCVAVVFFALMRQAHARPIPSILKAVESNLRMPFPFLPFVAVPILLSLSFSFLVSQPFPPFSSFTIVLIICYLLANGIVILLILVSQLVFYVAAYLHVFIKTRWQLWEGNFGFLFLHWFMNLSSRFFSLKFFDSLIAQPCTKKGIRLQN, translated from the exons ATGTTGAATGACATGGAAAATGAAAGAAGGAATAATAATAAGAACGAGGATTCAAGAATGCGAGGGTTTAGGCCTAGTTTGAGAGGAATGATGCTTGTGGTTGCGGTGATATGGATTGGTGTAGCTGCTTTGTATGGTTTATTGAAGCCCATATCAAATGGTTGTATTATGACCTATATGTATCCTACTTATATCCCGATTTCCACCACGGAGGGTGTGTCATCTGCGAAATATGGATTGTATTTGTACCATGAAGGTTGGAAAAAGATTGACTTTACAGAACACTTAAAGAAGCTGAATGGAATTCCCGTTCTTTTTATTCCGGGCAATGGTGGTAGCTACAAACAG GTGAGGTCTTTGGCAGCTGAATGTGATAGAGCTTATCAAGGAGGTCCTCTTGAACGTACATTCTATAGAGAAGCTTATCTAGCTTATAAGGAGGGAGGGAATGCGGAAATTGCTGACATTCAATTACCGAATCAATATGCTAACAGGCTAGACTGGTTTGCTGTGGATCTTGAAGGTGAACATTCTGCAATGGATGGTCGGATACTCGAAGAGCACACTGAATATGTAGTATATGCTATACACAGG ATTTTGGACCAATACAAAGAATCCCATGATGCCCGGGAAAGTGATGGTGCTGCAACAACTGGTAGCTTGCCTAGAAGTGTCATATTGATTGGCCACTCAATGGGTGGTTTTGTTGCTAGAGCTGCAACAATCCACCCCCGTCTCAGGAGATCAGCTGTTGAGACTATTCTGACTCTTTCAAGCCCTCACCA ATCACCTCCTCTGGCTTTGCAACCATCCCTGGGTGactattataaaagtataaatcaAGAATGGAGAAAGGGATATGAGGTTCAAACAACTCGGACAGGGCGTTATGTATCTGGCCCAAAACTATCTAATGTTGTCGTTGTTTCCGTTTCTGGTGGTTTTAATGATTATCAA GTTCGCTCAAAATTAGAATCCCTTGATGGTATTGTTCCTCCCACTCATGGATTTATGATGAGCAGTACAAGCATGAAAAATGTATGGCTATCCATGGAACATCAAACTATTTTATGGTGTAATCAACTCGTTGTGCAA GTTTCACATACCCTGCTTAGTTTGGTAGACTCCAGAACAGGTCAGCCTTTTCCTGATACTCAAAAAAGACTCGCCATATTCACAAAGATGCTTCATAGTGGAATACCACAAAGTTTCAATTGGAAGATGCAACCTCAGTCACCTTGGTCAGCTCATGTTCTTGCTAAGGACGTAAAAGACACTGCTG TTTCACAAGTGCATACCTTGTCTGACTGTCCTAGCAGTTTTCACTGGAATGATGATATCCTTGAGAGGGATTTGTATATTCAGACAACCACTGTTACCATATTGGCCATGGATGGGAGAAGGCGGTGGTTGGACATACAGAAATTG GGGTCAAATGGAAAAAGCCACTTCATATTTGTGACGAACCTTGCCCCTTGTTCTGGAGTCCGAATTCATCTATGGCCCCAAAAAGGGAAATCTTCTTCAGACTTGCCTGCCGGTAAAAGGGTTCTGGAAGTGACGTCAAAGATGGTTCAAATTCCTGCAGGACCAGCACCACGGCAG GTTGAGCCTGGAAGTCAGACTGAGCAAGCACCTCCATCTGCTGTACTTCATTTGGGTCCTGAGGAAATGCATGGCTTCAGATTCCTAACTATCTCAGTTGCACCTCGTCCG ACTATTTCAGGCAGGCCTCCACCAGCCACTTCCATGGCAGTTGGGCAGTTCTTTAATCCAGATGAAGGGGAAATAGACTTTACTCCTGTATCGATGCTTCTATCAATACACTCCCATAAG GATATCTTCTTGAAGGAGGACCACCCCCTTGCTTTCAATCTGTCATTTGCAATTAGTTTAGGCCTTTTGCCTGttactttttctttgaaaactGCAGGCTGTGGAATAAAAGATTCTGGACTTCTTGATGAAGCTGGTGATAATGGAAACACTA AGCTGTGCAAACTGCGCTGTTTTCCACCTGTAGCACTTGCTTGGGATCCTACATCAGGTCTTCATGTATTTCCTAATTTGTACAGTGAGACTCTTGTTGTTGATTCTTCCCCAGCACTTCGGACTTCTACTGGGGCAGAGAAAACTACTGTTTTTTTACTG CTTGACCCTCATTGTGCATATAAGGCAAGCATAGCTGTTTCTGTAACCTCTGCGGCTAGCAGATTTTGGCTTCTATATTTTTCACAG ATAGCTGGCTTCTGTGTTGCTGTTGTATTTTTTGCTCTGATGCGACAAGCACATGCAAGGCCGATTCCTTCTATACTGAAAGCTGTGGAGTCCAATTTAAGAATGCCATTCCCGTTTTTGCCTTTTGTTGCTGTCCCCATTTTGCTTTCCTTGTCCTTTTCCTTTCTAGTATCTCAACCATTTCCTCCATTCTCTAGCTTCACCATTGTGTTGATAATTTGCTACCTATTGGCGAATGGGATTGTTATTCTACTGATATTGGTATCCCAGTTGGTCTTCTACGTGGCTGCATATTTACATGTTTTCATAAAAACAAG GTGGCAACTATGGGAAGGAAACTTTGGCTTTTTGTTTCTTCACTGGTTTATGAATCTTTCTTCGAGGTTCTTTTCATTGAAG